The nucleotide window taatCTGATTTTAAGATCTAAAAAGCATTGCTCTTCTGATTCTGCAAACTATCGTAACAGCGTGTAGATGTCTTGATTTGCTTATGGCTGCTGCCTTGATGATATGAGCAAAATGCAAGTTAACTGAACTTTtgaactttgattttttttttttttttgggtgtttTGAttcattataaatatatatataatcattgaGAAAACTGTATTAACGGCTGAAATAGTTTGATGCTTTTTTTTAAGTATAATGTCAAGCTGTGTGATCAATTATGGGTTAAGACTTATTAATTGTAGATTTGAAGATGTAATGAAAAAATTAGAAGGGGAAATTTTATCAATCTCTAGAAAGAGGGATAAAGGAAAAGCTATAGGTCAAAGAAATGAGGAGAAATAAGAAGTGGGTTGATAGAAATGAATAATAAAAGATTAACCTAGAGCACATGTTAGGGGCAAGTAATATTTCATTAAAAGGATGTAGATCTGCTGACTGTTATCTCTAACAATGGTGCGTGCATGCATGTGCATCTCATTAGAAAAAAATTTGTGTTCTTTGGGCTCTGATTATTTTGATGCCTAACATTGGTAAATAAATACTTATTCCAGCTAAAAAGGAGGCTGTTAAGACAGACAAGGCTCCAGCAGCATTGGGACCATATTCTCAAGCAATCAAAGTCAACAACCTTATATTTGTTTCTGGTGTTCTAGGTCTTATTCCGGAGGTACATACCATTATCATTTGAAGACTTGCATGACACAACATTCCATGTATCTTtgttcttttattcttttttcttAGTCTCTCCACTTTCATGTACATGTAAATAGGGCTGGCCAAGGGCCGGTTTTGGGCCTGAACCAGAGGTTCCGGGGGACCAGAATCGGCTCTTAAGGGTTACCCCTGGGTCCAGTTCCAGTTTTGGTCAAATCCAACAGTGTTGatattttttacaaaattttatttgttttaaaaaaTCCGATTTGGTCCAGAATCGAACCATCTGATTCCAGTAATAATGGTTTTGGTCAATCCGGTTTTGAATGGTTCCAGACCAGTTTCCATTCCAAACTGGCTTATGGCCAGATCTAAATGTAACACCATGCTAATGCTTGAACAAGTAATTTATCCTCCTCTATTTATTAGAATCCCTTTCCATGTTGTACTGATTATACATCTATGATACTCTAATTCAGACTGGGAAGTTCATCTCAGATAGTGTTGAGGATCAGACGGAACAGGTACACAAGCAAATCTTGACTAGCCTTACATTTTACTTTGGCTTTATTACATTGATTGAGCTTAGCCAAAGCACAAATGTGCTACTGGTAGGTTTTTAGTTTTTGAGCTTTACAACTTGTTGATAATTGATGtatttgtgtttatgaaattTACAGGTGCTCAAAAATATGGGTGAAATACTAAAAGCTAGTGGTGCTGACCATTCATTCGTTGTAAAGACAACAATCATGTAAAAATCACTGCTTTGCAACATTTCTGTTGATACTGTAAATTGGGAGGAGAATGAgctcttttcttcttttcataTGTTGTTTTGTGCAGGTTGGCTGACCTGAAAGATTTCAAAAAAGTGAATGAGATCTATGCAAAATGTgagtttttttgaattttttttttctttttggattGCATGTGTTTAGCATATAAATTAACAAATAGGTTTCCAGTTAGTTTGTCAAGATCTATCATGCTAACATTGCATTGGCATAATCAACAAAAAAGACAAAAATATTATACTTTGCTACATAAAACTAACAAATAACCTAGTGCATATCCAGGCTGGACACCAGAATGCTTTCCACATATGCTAGTTGCTGCAACATTGCATTGGCGTAATCAACAAAAAGATATTTAGGACATTTCTAAAACCAGTGTACAACCTAGTGCAAGTCTAGGCTGGACATCAGAATGCTTTCCACACATGCTAGTTGATGAATCTTCATATAGTCTAAGATTTTTGGATAATTTTAGAAAACTGCTTGTTTTTTAATATGAGTTATTGAGATGTCACATGTTAATTGACTACATGAAACAGCAAAAGATATCATTTTTGGCTGATTCTTGTTTTCATGTATTATACCCATGAAAGAATTTTTATATGTTGATTTACTATGGGCATGtgtttttaattttctagcaggATAGGCTGATTGAGGCCTAGAGCCAAACTTATTCTGGAATAGCGAATTTTGAATGATGATATTTGTTTATTGAAAAAAATTTAAGTTTCTTGAGGCTCTGTTTATTTCTGATGGAAAAAAAGCGGTGTTTTATCCAGTTCTATGAAAGAGGGAGTACATTGAATGTTTGGTATCACTGATATTATTTTAACAAACTTGCAATATGGTTTATGTTGCAGACTTTCCTGCTCCATTTCCTGCTCGTTCAACATATCAGGTAGCAGCATTGCCATTGGATGCAAAGATTGAAATTGAGTGCATTGCTGAACTTCCCTGAAAACTTGAACTCGGGCCTCATCATTTAGGGACTTGGCCAACTTCAGAAAGTGCGAAAGTTAACAAGGTGGGATGGGGGTGAACTGACCATGATAATTGTGGTCTGCTTTTGTCTTGCTTTTCTCAAATGTTGCTTTGTCTGGTGCGACACTAATAGTGGACATCATTTAGAGCAAGGGATAAGCCCCAATACAATTGGGGAATTGGGAATGGACAAAATTTgaggatgctaaaatttttattaaaattttgttgtAGTGGTGTTATCAGCCTATGCTAATAGACTTTCTTAGTGCAATTTGAATTTTTAAGAACAACCATTTAATAATTTTAGATGATAGTTTGAATAatatatatgatatataataTGAATGGTTAGTTCATATGGTGGATTAGGTTTTATGGAAGTATTTCTTTCTCAAAACACAATCAATAAgcaaatctcaaaatctcaatttgTTGGCGTTCTGCCGAAGATGTTTTATTTTTTGCTAAAAGCTTAATTACACTGATGTACTATTAGGAAaggttaatttaatttatttttaactttttatttaatttagtacAAAAGTATTAATTtagtctaaaaattaaaaaatttattttaaaatttaagaaattaagttttttaatttttaatttaaataaaaaaattaggaaattttacttataaaatttaatttttgaattaattaaatttaaattgaaattttttatttgaattgaaaaagaaaaaaaaaaactaaattggAGTATAAAGACTAAATTTAACATTAtgcctttttatttttattcatatgCAAAGGACTCTACGAAGGAAAATAGCACACTGGTCGTTATCACGCAAGAGGtttaatttcattataattttcaaaattagaGTTGCAGGATGCAATCTGTTGAACGCCAATTGTCCACTCCGTTTAAATTTACATCAGATTGAAATTTTGCTTCACCTATTACTAACATTGGCAAAGGATGAgcattttaattgaaaaaaatcAAATCAAGATTTGATTTGGATTTTTGGATTCATTAATTCTGTTTCGATTATCATTGCCAATTCAATGAAGAAATTtcagttattaaaaaaaaataataataaaggaaCAAACTTGTTAGGGTGGTTGAGATGAAGTAAATCCTTTCCAATTGGGGATTTAGTTTCTCTAAATCCTAAGCAATGCTTAGGTATCCAACCAGATGCAGTTGTTGCTAGATAAGCTTTCGCCCTCAAAACTCCAAGCATCAGCCCCTGGTCAAAACTTACTTGGACCCCATTaaaatccaatcacacaattcacTGAGACTCAAATCAAACTACAAATTGGTGATGCCAGCTTTACACCCAGCTGCAGTCCTTTCCAGAGAAACTGACTGGGAGAGCGGCAAAGCATCCACAAACACCACGCCACAGTGGAAGTTAAAAACTTTCAGCTTTCGGCCACCCTTCAAAATGGAAGCATAAAAAACTCGCCAGTTACACACGCCTTTATTCCAATACCCAAAACAGCCAAAACCGACAAACCTAAAGCTCTTCTCTCTTATCTCACGGTCTCTCACCTACTAATAACGTTTTCTTTTCCAGAAAAAGTAGCAGTGTATGATTTCTTGACTCATGTTTGTTTATTTGTTCTTGCCTTAAAACTTTTTCTTGGTGAGCATACCAGATCTGCAAGTTTCATCCCCCATTTAtcttttctcaatttttttttttaatttcaacagTTTTTTCAATGTGGGCAAATATGCATTTTAATGCACTCTTTTACATTCATGAAGATTTATTTAATGCACTCGCTAGTAGATgttacaatttataattttaatgataaataCATTTTTTTCTTAGTGTGGGCTTGAAGTCATTATAAAAACAATTTTTTTCAAGTCCTctttttttattgttattattataagTCTGGGTTGCTTTGCTTGTGGAACTCTACTTTctctattttttcctttttttctgttCAGTTGTTCCTTTTTTTCTGTTCAGTTGTTGTAATATTGCTTGTGGAACTCTACAAGTTTAAACTTTTATGTAGAGTGGTTTCTTGACAGAGATTAAGTTCCAGAccttaattttgttttatttttttattgaattttgcaGGTATGTTATGTATCATGACAAAAACAAAGGTCTTGAGTTGAGACAGGTTCTCATTTATCTTGTGACTTAAATGTAATTATTACAAATTTTCCTTTATCCACAACCACAATGGACTAGTATCCCAATTTTCCTATAGTTTGGTTATTGGGTGAACTTTCCTCTAGTTGGAAATGAATTGAAAATGGTGTCCTGTCAGTTTCtataaagaaaaggaaaaaataaattaTGTTGCATGTTATTTTACATTTTTACTGCAATTTGGAATTTTCAactattttagttttttttttttcttttgaaactAATCTGGCTAAGATAAACAATCGTAAGAATCGCTTGGAATGATTTAATGCCCACTTGTGCCACACTTATTGTATTCTTATCAACTATTGGCTATCAAATTTTATTTGTTGCAAGCATATTCAGAGAATTTTGAATTTAACTTGCTACTGTATAATGAACAAAAGCGGAgggaaaattaattttaattgcaaGAACATGACAAGAAAGTAAATCTTGTCTGCAGAGGACAAATCATATTTCCATTTTTACTCCCAGCTGCATACGCATATTGTCTTTTCTATCTTGTTTCTTGATGTTCGTTGCTATCAACATTTTTCTTTTAAGGTTATAGCTGCAACAGTGGCAAGTGATCCAGCAAAATATAATGAAGCATTTCTTGGAAAACCAAATGAGGAATATTGTGCTTGGATTCTTGACTTAGAGAAGTGGGGAGGTATGCTAAACTTATTTTCTCTGCTATCAAGTCCATGCTTTGTTATGTAGATGTCAAATTACCAAAACTAGTCTGGAATTGGGGACTGTTAAGTGTTAAGAACATGAAATTTATTATCTACAAAATTTATTCTAAGCAGCAGCTACGTCTGCTGAAAATGTTCCTTTTCAGTGAACAAAATTACTTCAATATTTAGAATATGAACTTTTTTCAGTGTTGCCTATGACAAGCAACAATATTTTCCTTTAAGGCCTAGAAAAAGATGGCTGTTTTATTGTCAGCTAAACTACAGTGCTAGAGTCAAGATGCTAGAAAGTAGTTATTGTGGTGTATTTAGGATGCTTCTATagatatttgaaaattttcttctttAAAAATGCTTAAACTGAAAAAGACTAAAAATGAGTTTTTAGTACTTATTTTACCATGCTAGTTTATGTATTTGTACCTTTAATTGCTCAGTCATTAAAGCCCTTGAGTTTGGCTCCTGCTAGCTATAGATACCTTTTAGGAGCTAGAAGCTTCATCTGTTTGGGCATAAACTTCTCTCATGTTAGATTGGACCAAATTATTTTCTCATCTCTTCTTTTCTCTGCCTAACTGGTGAAAACGTTAGGCATAACTTGAAAAATCATGTTTTATGCTGTCTTCACGAATGTCGAATTTCTTGTGAAAGtagattaatgaaatttgagtctTACATAGTCTAAACTTCAGTAGTATTAGGAAATTGCTGGATCTAGGATGTTGTCTTGGCTTCTACTAGACATTTTCTCATTCTATTTGATAAGATTTACGTAAATATCTGCTTCAATGTAAATATTCAAGCATTCTTATCCTTTTTTGGCAAGCAGGAATGTTAACTGTATTGTGCTACTGATTTTCTGTATGTGATGTTTTAAGGTGCCATTGAGATTTCAATATTAGCTGATTATTATGGGTGTGAAATTGCTGCATATGATATCCAAACAATACGATATGATTTGTATGGTCAGGTCAGCACTAGTAGTGGTTCTCTTTATATCAAGGTCATTCCAAGTTATGTCACTAaatgtttcttttgttctttctctccctccctctctctctcttctctctttatgttgctgctgctgctgcttgtCTGTTCCCATTTGGTTGCTATTTGACAGGACAATAAGTACACTGAGAGGGAGATGTTGATTTATGATGGACTTCATTATGATGCTTTGGCTGTATGGTGTTTTGTTCTCAATTTCATTTTTGTACTCTATTTTTATTTCTCTTCATCAAATCAGAGGCCTAATTAAGGAAGAAATAATGAAATATCTGTAGAAATTGCATGTGTGCCCTTTGCAAAAGGATTTTCTAATTAAATACTGCACCTGTAGCCTAGACAGATTAATTTGCTGTGTTGGATAATTTCTTCAAATTATTACGTGTTATCATCTCCATAATGTGGAAGTGAGCTCATGATATGCAGCATTTGTTAGTAATAACTGGTTTTTATTGACTGGCCATATGGTATTAAATTCTTTCTGTTGTGCACCCATCAATTGTTTACTGTTTTGTTATTCTACTTATGGATGCCTTCATTGTATTTAATTTGATAGATATCTCCATTTGAGGGAGCTCTGGAGGAATTTGATCAGACCATATTTGCTGTACAAAATGATAGAACAATTGGACCAGCTGAGGTGGTTGCTTTCTCTTCTTTGGGCTTAAAGTTTATAGGACTACAAGCACACAGGAAAATTCATATGAAGGGGTTAAATATAAGTATGAATATTCAGCACACTGGTCTAAGCAATAGAATATCACTTAAATCTGGATTATGTGACACTTGATGTGTCATTTAGCCAAAGTCCAAAGATTCTAGAGGTGCAAGCTTGGTAGCTGTCGAGTGTACACCATTTTGGCATTCTTAACTAATAACATATTAGAAACTTATTTGTCATTCGTTGCATCTCGAGAAAGTTTTGCAATTTAGATTTTGTCAGTCCTCATGCAATTTGCATTTAGTTCACATTAGATATTGGACTTCTTATCATATGCTACTCTGTTTTTTCAAGATACGTGCCCATTCTATAGCACTATGTTGAGGACATTTTACTTGTCACATTCAAGCATACTATACCTAGTTTCCTTTGCACTAGAGTTTGCATGTCAATGAACATGGTATAGCTTAACTTCAACTTCCACAATTATTATTTCACcctgatcacttacaggaaaagaATTTACACGGACACTTCCAACTTCAGTTTGCGCTGTGGAGTATGCCAAATTGGAGTAGTTGGTCAGAAGGTCGGTTCTCTTGATATAAATATTCTGGCTTTTAACTCTCTTTCTTTGTTCGGCCTGACAATGATTTTCTCAATCCTTTTATGTTGTCATTTTATGTGAATGTATGGGCGGCAGTCGAGCATGCACAAGCCACAGGCCACGTCAACTTCCAAGAATATAGATGATAAAATTTGCGAGGAAAACAATTCAAGACTGATGATAAATTTTGTTTCTGTGAGCTCATTTGGTTCTTGTACCATTCAGTCAGTAAATTACCTGGATTCTTTCAGACGCCGTTGTCTATTGGTTTGCATGCATCAAACAAGACAAATTGATCTTTCTGTTACTGATTCAATTTAGAACAATTCATGAATTTGGCAACCAGTAGCATTTTTTTCAATTGTTAATTTGATTGGTTGATCTCTCTATTGTGAGATATGTTGAAATTAAGAACCCTGATTCTGAATCTCATTGAtggaattaattaattttgatgagtggtcttatttataaattaagtttaattttGTTTCATTAAAACTAATATTCAGCAGGGAGCAGCAAAGTTTGCACCACAAGGCTAACCAACATAATATATCTTATAATTAACTAGTTAATTCATTTTTATAGGTTAACCACTTAGATATATGGTCTAGCTTCATCCATATTGATCATTATAATTGGAGGcggccattaattaattaattatagtaCCTATTGTCTGAAAACACCTAATTAAATAGTTTTGACTCATTGATAGGATGAAGACCATACTGTTGGGACTTTTCATAAGTGCTTTACTTTGTAGAAAAGTGAGAAGGTGGGAGTACAACTACTATCGTACTTGGGAAACTAATCTTAACTAACATGCACTCCCTTGTCAACAGCCAAAGAAATGGTCCCCTAGGACAAAAAGCATAAGCATTCCGCAGACTCCATAAATATGCAATTTCCTCTAAATGCATTTAGCCAAAAAGCATTACATGTATACCAAATGGGGCTTCAGTCCATGAAGCCGATGATACATTTTTATCCTTTTTGAGCATTTACATCAAGAAAAAGAGCTACCTCCTGCATGGTCGGATATGACACTACTTATTTCCATCTGGCTTTCTCTGCAATTACTACATCTAGATCTTCTGTTTAAGAACATGGCGCAATTGGACTTTCTGGCTCTCCATCCTTGCCTCCATAAGCTTTGCTTTCAAGCTGTTCTTCTGCGCTCCACGTGGCCATTCAATACAACCTTTCATTCCTCGACCTATGTGAGGGTTACCTGAGTCAGGTGAACTCCACTGCCCAACAAAATCTGGGCTGAGTACACCTTTAGCTGACCCTCTATCAGGAGACATAATGCCCCCATTAGATTTCGTTCTGTTAGAAGGCCTACTGTTCATCCCATCTACTGAGATTATTTTGCAGTTATCCCCATTGTTTGGGCACGATCTCCATAGCTTCACAATGGATGAAACCTTCTTTGGCTGTCTTGTTGGCACAGAACAGAGTTCGCTGATTTCAGTAAATGGGGTTTCATCAAATGTATTATCTTCCCATTCTGTTCCACTCCCTGAGACATTGCTATCCCGGGGATTCTTGTTGAAAGATGGGACACTCCCTTCTGGTGAGTAACTTGACCCTTGATCCTCAAGATGGCTCACAGTTTCCCACCCACTCTCATCATCTTCTATATCGCCATTCTGGTCAACAAATACATCAGAATGCTTATGGCTGCCATCCTTGTTTATCATGTTCACTTCAGGACTCACGGTATGAATTTTTGAGGCGTGGCTGGCAGGACTGTAAGCAACACATTGCTCAATCTCCCTCTCATTAGGTTCACCAGAATTAACTTCTTCAAAAACAGAGAAAATATCATCTGGGTTAGGTGACACATATGTGAAGTCCTTTATGTCCTGAATGCTAACAGAGGCAGCAGCATGTATAAGTGATTCTGCTTCTCTCATTTCCTTCAAATCTGGGGCTGCACCTCTAGATCTTAGAAAATTTTCTAAATCTGCTACAAGCTTGTTCATTTGAGAATACTTCTCTTCAAGTGCCACCTTTGCATCAACCAGCTTCATTTGAACACGCTCTTCACGCCATACCTCAGCCATCTGCAACATCTTCCTTTCCTCATCCACTTCCTCCCGCAGTTTCAATGATTCTCTCTTTAATGCTTCAACTTCAGCCTTGTCCTCTCCAATTTCCTTAGCAAGCTCATCGCATACTTCCTCAACCAATTCTCTggcctttctttctttttcataaTCCAGCATAAATCGCTTTGCCGAAACCTTCGCATCAGCCAGCTCATTAACCAATTTGGAATTTACAATTTCCAACCTTTGGCGATTTTTCCTTTCGCGGTTCAAATCAGCTTTAATGTCACCAATAAATGCACGAATTTTCTCATGCTCTCTGCTCCTCCAAGCAGCTTTTTCTTCACTGACTTTGTTCAAAAAGTGCTCCAGTTTCTTTTTTGAGGATCGGCGCTCAGCCTCAAGCTCCTGAATGCGTGTACGGGCCTGCTCTAGCTCAGCTTCAAGTGCAGAAACTACTGATACAGCAGTAACTTGTTGATCAAGACGCTTCATGTGGCTGTAAATCTGTCGAGCCTCATCTAATGTTTCCAAGCAGACAGGGTCCCACTTAGTTGCGCTCTCCATTGCTGAGTTGGAAAACTGAAAGGAAGGTTCAAGCTAAAACAGAGGACAGCAGGTGCGGAATTAGAATAGCAAACATAAAAGTTAATGGTCCACATATATGATTTGCCTGAAACTACAAATAATGAAAACAGAAAAGCAGAGAAAGAAGCATTAAATGCTATGCTTTCAAGATTTCACAGGTAAAAATGATTTGTGATTGTTCCTTATGTTCCCCCCTTGATCTAGCGATTGATGATATTCCCTTTCGAATCTagacaaaattgaccaaattagtcAAATTTTTTGCCATATTGATTGTAATGCTTAAATCATTTGGTAAGCAGCAAATGTATTCTTCTATCTGAATTATCTAGATTTTTATTAATAATCCTCTTTGTCCAGATAAATGCTGTGTGTGTAAATATGTACATGTATATCCAGTACATTTGCATGCAACCAAATGTGTGCACATTTACTATGATATTGAAATTTCCAGGGTGGAAAATTGCTAAATAAACACTGCATTAACTTTGCATTCTAGTCTTCCATTGGGAATAAGATGCCTGATCATAACCTATAAGCTAGATGATAGTTAAGGTTGCATAATATCAATTCTTCAAAACAAAAATCATCCAAATGGAGTCCCACATTTATCGCAATTCATATGCCCCAAAAGTGAGATAATCAAAAGAGTTTTTTATCAGTTCTATTGTTAACATCAATCAATATTGTCATTATTTCAAAAGAGTCTTGCATTGGTTCTATTGTTAGCATCAATCAATATTGTCGTTATCGAACAAGCCAATAACAGCTAACAATTTAGTTAAAGAACTTTAGGAACACACGTACCTTACACAAGAATCTATTCTTCATACCAGACACAGAACTAGGACTTTGCGATGGATCCTGTACTTCAGAACCGTTAGCTTTCCCGCTGTGAAGAGTTATAAATGAGATGCCCACGTGACCAGCACCAGGCTGCAGAGATAAACAAGAAGACAAACAGACAAACTCAAATCTCCAAAAAACAAAAATCAAAAGCTATGTAGATTCTGTAATACCAACCAACAAATATCGAAAAAAATATTGATTCCAGTAGACACTTGAGGTTTCAGGAAGTCATTCAAACAAGAGTTGAGCAGAtaaaagatataaataaatagattCCTAATATCatccaaaactaaaatttaactAAACTCTGAAACCCCAAATCCAATGAACGTCCAATTTCTCAGATTGTCAATTAAACAGCTGAATCGACGTCCTTAACAGGTATCAAATATACCAGATATGAACAAAATAGATTCCTGTGCGTACAGTTGAGCATAATACCATCTTCTAACGACCCACAACTTTCAATTGGAAAACATGGCCAAGCTTAGAAAAGTTCCAAAATTAAAGTGACCACGTCTATAATGATCAATGAAACTGAAGGAATTTGGTACACCCATAAGGGTCAACCCAATTCCTTGTACACTTTGACTTTGGTcaaagaattaaaatgataataataataaaaggaaaaaaattaagtAACTACAAAAGGTAGTTATGTTGCATGTAGTTACATGCATATGGAAGGACACAATAGTATATGGCAGGACACATACATGGAAGGACACAATGGTTCAAACAtggatatatatatgtgtgtgtgtatgcAAAGCCAAGTTATCTTGTGTGTGTGCATTAGTGCATCTTTGTTAACCAAAAACCAAAGTAAAGATTAAGAGAGAAAAAGGTGTAAACAACTTATGGTTTTTTGTCTTGAATTTGGTCTTCCTTGGATAACTCTCTCTTCTACAAATTAGTGGAGCATCAATATTCTACAAACAAGGTATGCATTTAGACTGTGCTTATAGGTTTACTTCATGCTAAATATATGTGATTGATTCTAAGACTAGTGATACAAACATATGGATCTTAGGGAAGTGAACCATGTATTTAAATCTATGTGCTGATTATATGATTTTCTTCAGAAACCAGTAAGATCTCATTTTCATAACAATTTTAGTCGACTTCAAAGTGCAAATAAACTTAAACTACAAGTCTACAAAGTTTCACCTTCATTCTGTGTGGTAATTGTTTCTCGTTTGATGATATGATTTTCATATTAATCTTTTAACAACCAACATTAATAACAGCAATCACTAAAGCAGGTGTGTATCAGCATTATTATCACTAGTCTATTAAAACTTCAAAACGAAGCAACAAGAACCTGAACCAAACATGTTAATCACACAATTTTAACATCTATCAGATCACATTCAATACGTAATTAATCAAATAGCTGTCTATAGCTATAAAATCCACACGCATTTACTCGAGTTGTTATTTATTACCCATGACCCATAGATCTTTCCAAACAAAGAACTGCACATAAAAATATACTAATTACACAATCACCTGAAACCCTGATCGATCTCTCCTCCTCTCACCGGTGCCGGCGGCCAAAGTCTCCGGAAGCTGTAAGCGCCACAATCCAGCTGCCAGCTTCCTTGCAGACACCGCCCTCGAGATTTTCCGGCGACCTTTACGGGCACCATTCTCAAGCTTCTCCTCTAGCACGTCGTCATCATCTCCAAGTCGAGCATTTCTCTCCCTATCTTCGATCTTCCATTTGAGAAAAGGCGTCTCTGGTCGGCTCCGCCTCCCAACGGGAGTTCTGGTTCTCTTCGATCGGACAAGACTAGGATTCCGGGTCCTACGTCGAGGCTTGAGAGCGGTTTTGAGATCTGGATGAGGCTGCGGGTTCTGAGCTTTGGAAGTAATATAGTTGGCTGGAAATGTCGCCGTGGAATGCGGTTTTGCGGTAATCTTCATTGTTGTAGCTTGCGACAACCAGCCATTTAGCAAGCAGGAAAAGGAATAAAAGAAAACTGTGCGCtttagagagagaaagaaagggaGAGTTTTGTTTTTTCGTTCGCAGTGACGCGTGCGCCTGTGTGAGTGCGTGTGCGATGAGGacaagttgagagagagagagagagggagagagagaggggcAGTTGTCTTCAGGGCTTTTGCCGGAGAAAACGACGCACAGAGCTACACAGATGGTAGAGATTCATACATATACTGCGCTCATACGCTCTGTGTACGTAGTCAACGTATTTCCTCACTTAAGTCTGGATTTTGGTTTCTGCCTCAATTATACGACGGCGTTTTAGGATAAGAGAAACGCGCTTTGCGCGTGCTCTGTCGCATGCTCTGCAGAGAGACGTTGTACATCTTTGTATATTAAATTATcagtttttttaatttaaataaaaaaaccaTCATAGTTATTACTATAAATATAATttcttatatataaaattattatttaatctcttattttttaataaaattaattattttatatttttatttttaaaaatatattaa belongs to Hevea brasiliensis isolate MT/VB/25A 57/8 chromosome 4, ASM3005281v1, whole genome shotgun sequence and includes:
- the LOC110658547 gene encoding reactive Intermediate Deaminase A, chloroplastic, with translation MAWYALKPFHVPMMKAGALRPRSPLAIGGFGWASVVGTSLWNSSSNRSFAPPLASLSTATTCSKKEAVKTDKAPAALGPYSQAIKVNNLIFVSGVLGLIPETGKFISDSVEDQTEQVLKNMGEILKASGADHSFVVKTTIMLADLKDFKKVNEIYAKYFPAPFPARSTYQVAALPLDAKIEIECIAELP
- the LOC110658577 gene encoding OVARIAN TUMOR DOMAIN-containing deubiquitinating enzyme 2, which gives rise to LGERQSIHKHHATVEVKNFQLSATLQNGSIKNSPVTHAFIPIPKTAKTDKPKALLSYLTVSHLLITFSFPEKVAVYVMYHDKNKGLELRQVIAATVASDPAKYNEAFLGKPNEEYCAWILDLEKWGGAIEISILADYYGCEIAAYDIQTIRYDLYGQDNKYTEREMLIYDGLHYDALAISPFEGALEEFDQTIFAVQNDRTIGPAEEKNLHGHFQLQFALWSMPNWSSWSEVEHAQATGHVNFQEYR
- the LOC110658575 gene encoding uncharacterized protein LOC110658575, with amino-acid sequence MKITAKPHSTATFPANYITSKAQNPQPHPDLKTALKPRRRTRNPSLVRSKRTRTPVGRRSRPETPFLKWKIEDRERNARLGDDDDVLEEKLENGARKGRRKISRAVSARKLAAGLWRLQLPETLAAGTGERRRDRSGFQPGAGHVGISFITLHSGKANGSEVQDPSQSPSSVSGMKNRFLCKLEPSFQFSNSAMESATKWDPVCLETLDEARQIYSHMKRLDQQVTAVSVVSALEAELEQARTRIQELEAERRSSKKKLEHFLNKVSEEKAAWRSREHEKIRAFIGDIKADLNRERKNRQRLEIVNSKLVNELADAKVSAKRFMLDYEKERKARELVEEVCDELAKEIGEDKAEVEALKRESLKLREEVDEERKMLQMAEVWREERVQMKLVDAKVALEEKYSQMNKLVADLENFLRSRGAAPDLKEMREAESLIHAAASVSIQDIKDFTYVSPNPDDIFSVFEEVNSGEPNEREIEQCVAYSPASHASKIHTVSPEVNMINKDGSHKHSDVFVDQNGDIEDDESGWETVSHLEDQGSSYSPEGSVPSFNKNPRDSNVSGSGTEWEDNTFDETPFTEISELCSVPTRQPKKVSSIVKLWRSCPNNGDNCKIISVDGMNSRPSNRTKSNGGIMSPDRGSAKGVLSPDFVGQWSSPDSGNPHIGRGMKGCIEWPRGAQKNSLKAKLMEARMESQKVQLRHVLKQKI